Proteins encoded within one genomic window of Actinoplanes octamycinicus:
- a CDS encoding PhzF family phenazine biosynthesis protein — translation MIERYAAFTTDPAGGNPAGVVLDAADLADERMLEIAAELGFSETAFVTGRAGDRLRLRFFSPLAEVAFCGHATVATAVALGPGEHVFVTNAGEVPVTVDTTGFATLTSVPTRVEPLPDADLTALLTTLRWSADDLDAALPPRVAYSGNFHPILAAGSRERLADLDYDVPALKALMTERDWTTIQLVFRAGQHSFDVRDPFPVGGVYEDPATGSAAAALGGYLRELGLVADDATLELRQGDDLGRPSRLTVRLVPGEPGVRVSGQAVPMG, via the coding sequence ATGATTGAGAGGTACGCCGCCTTCACCACCGATCCGGCCGGTGGCAACCCTGCCGGAGTGGTCCTGGACGCCGCCGATCTGGCGGACGAGAGGATGCTGGAGATCGCCGCTGAGCTGGGCTTCTCCGAGACCGCCTTCGTCACCGGGCGGGCCGGTGACCGGTTGCGCCTGCGGTTCTTCAGCCCGCTCGCCGAGGTGGCGTTCTGCGGGCACGCGACGGTGGCCACGGCGGTCGCGCTGGGCCCCGGCGAGCACGTCTTCGTGACCAACGCGGGCGAGGTCCCGGTGACGGTCGACACCACCGGATTCGCCACGCTCACCAGCGTCCCGACCCGGGTGGAGCCGCTTCCCGACGCGGATCTCACCGCGCTGCTCACGACCTTGCGCTGGTCCGCCGACGACCTCGACGCCGCCCTCCCGCCGCGCGTGGCGTACTCCGGCAATTTCCATCCGATCCTGGCCGCCGGCAGCCGGGAGCGGCTCGCGGACCTGGACTATGACGTGCCGGCGCTGAAAGCGCTGATGACCGAGCGCGACTGGACCACCATCCAGCTGGTGTTCCGCGCCGGCCAGCACAGCTTCGACGTGCGCGACCCGTTCCCGGTCGGCGGCGTCTACGAGGACCCGGCCACCGGCTCGGCGGCCGCGGCCCTCGGCGGCTACCTGCGCGAGCTCGGCCTGGTCGCCGACGACGCGACGCTGGAGCTGCGACAGGGCGACGACCTGGGCCGCCCCAGCCGCCTCACGGTCCGCCTCGTCCCGGGCGAGCCCGGCGTCCGGGTGAGCGGCCAGGCCGTCCCGATGGGCTAG
- a CDS encoding sigma 54-interacting transcriptional regulator has protein sequence MTEGPTAIIFEPPADLPRTLGELRATGHEFRTVKEELRDNLLDKLRTGEPRFPGIVGYDDTVLPEVERALLAGHDMVLLGERGQGKTRLIRALTGLLDEWTPYITGSELHEHPYHPLTPASRRLAAETGDLLPISWLHRSERYGEKLATPDTSVGDLIGDVDPIKVAEGRALGDPETIHFGLVPRTNRGIFAVNELPDLAERIQVSLLNVLEERDIQVRGYQLRLPLDLLLVASANPEDYTNRGRIITPLKDRFGAEIRTHYPVDLELETALVRQEAALVAAVPEHLIDVLARYTRAVRESSSVDARSGVSARFSIAAAETVAASALRRSGLRGEREAVARICDTVSVTSTLRGKVEFESGEEGRETEILAHLLRVATAETFRARLAGLDLSGFTDLVADGAIIETGDLVSAEELLTQIGTVPGLSKVLDRLGLGDAPTPGEAASGVEFVLEGLHLTRRLAKELTDDGRTLYGS, from the coding sequence GTGACAGAGGGTCCTACCGCGATCATCTTCGAACCTCCCGCCGACCTGCCGCGCACCCTGGGCGAGCTGCGTGCCACCGGGCACGAGTTCCGCACCGTCAAGGAGGAGCTGCGCGACAACCTGCTCGACAAGCTGCGCACCGGCGAGCCGCGCTTCCCCGGCATCGTCGGCTATGACGACACCGTCCTGCCCGAGGTCGAGCGGGCCCTGCTCGCCGGCCACGACATGGTCCTGCTCGGCGAGCGCGGCCAGGGCAAGACCCGGCTGATCCGGGCCTTGACCGGCCTGCTCGACGAGTGGACGCCCTACATCACCGGCTCCGAGCTGCACGAGCATCCCTACCACCCGCTCACCCCGGCCAGCCGCCGGCTGGCCGCCGAGACCGGCGACCTGCTGCCGATCTCCTGGCTGCACCGCTCGGAGCGGTACGGGGAGAAGCTCGCCACCCCGGACACCAGCGTCGGCGACCTGATCGGCGACGTCGACCCGATCAAGGTGGCCGAGGGCCGTGCCCTGGGCGACCCGGAGACCATCCACTTCGGCCTGGTCCCGCGGACCAACCGGGGCATCTTCGCGGTCAACGAGCTGCCCGACCTGGCCGAGCGGATCCAGGTGTCGCTGCTCAACGTGCTGGAGGAGCGGGACATCCAGGTCCGCGGCTACCAGCTGCGGCTGCCGCTCGACCTGCTGCTGGTCGCCTCGGCCAACCCGGAGGACTACACCAACCGGGGCCGGATCATCACCCCGCTCAAGGACCGGTTCGGCGCCGAGATCCGCACCCACTACCCGGTCGACCTGGAGCTGGAGACGGCCCTGGTACGGCAGGAGGCGGCGCTGGTCGCGGCGGTCCCGGAGCACCTGATCGACGTGCTCGCCCGCTACACCCGGGCGGTCCGCGAGTCGTCGTCGGTGGACGCCCGCTCCGGCGTCTCGGCCCGGTTCTCGATCGCGGCGGCGGAGACCGTGGCGGCGTCCGCGCTGCGCCGGTCCGGGTTGCGCGGCGAGCGCGAGGCGGTGGCCCGGATCTGCGACACCGTGTCGGTGACCTCGACGCTGCGCGGCAAGGTGGAGTTCGAGAGCGGCGAGGAGGGCCGGGAGACCGAGATCCTCGCCCACCTGCTGCGGGTGGCGACCGCCGAGACGTTCCGGGCCCGGCTGGCCGGGCTGGACCTGTCCGGGTTCACCGACCTGGTCGCCGACGGCGCGATCATCGAGACCGGCGACCTGGTCAGCGCCGAGGAGCTGCTGACCCAGATCGGCACGGTGCCCGGCCTGTCGAAGGTGCTGGACCGGCTCGGCCTGGGCGACGCGCCGACCCCCGGCGAGGCGGCCTCCGGGGTGGAGTTCGTCCTGGAGGGGCTGCACCTGACCCGACGGCTGGCCAAGGAGCTCACCGACGACGGCCGCACCCTCTACGGGAGCTGA
- a CDS encoding ABC-F family ATP-binding cassette domain-containing protein — protein MSATLIARDLAAGHGDRSLFTGLDLVVAPGDVIGLVGANGAGKTTLLRTLAGLLPAESGSVALSPPTANVGYLPQERERRAGETIRDFLARRTGVAAAQTAMDAAAEELATGAAGADDRYAVALERWLDLGGADLDERAEALAEADLRLDLDLPMTALSGGQAARAGMASLLLSRYDIYLLDEPTNDLDLAGLAHLEGFVQGLRGGLVVVSHDREFLTRTVTKVLELDLHQQQIHLYGGGYASYLEERERARSHAREQFEEYSDKKEDLLERARMQRAWMDKGVRNARRKSSDNDKIGRNLRGETSEKQAAKARQTEKMIERLEVVEEPRKEWELRMEIATAPRAGAVVATLREAFVERGSFALGPVTVQIDWADRVAITGANGAGKSTLLAAMLGRLPLTSGTAALGPGVVVGEVDQARGLFLGSQTLARAFGDAVPDWSDADVRTLLAKFGLRAGHVLRPADSLSPGERTRAALALLQARGVNLLVLDEPTNHLDLVAIEQLESALASYTGTLLLVTHDRRMLAAVQTNRHLEVADGKVTG, from the coding sequence ATGAGTGCCACATTGATCGCCCGCGACCTCGCCGCCGGGCACGGCGACCGCAGTCTCTTCACCGGCCTGGACCTGGTGGTCGCACCTGGGGACGTGATCGGCCTGGTGGGGGCCAACGGGGCCGGCAAGACCACCCTGTTGCGGACGCTGGCCGGTCTTCTTCCGGCGGAGAGCGGCAGTGTGGCGCTCAGCCCGCCCACCGCGAACGTGGGTTATCTGCCGCAGGAGCGGGAGCGGCGGGCCGGCGAGACGATCCGGGACTTCCTGGCCCGGCGCACCGGGGTGGCCGCCGCGCAGACCGCGATGGATGCCGCCGCCGAGGAGCTGGCGACCGGCGCGGCCGGCGCCGACGACCGGTACGCGGTGGCCCTGGAGCGCTGGCTCGACCTGGGCGGCGCCGACCTGGACGAGCGGGCCGAGGCGCTCGCCGAGGCGGACCTCCGGCTCGACCTGGACCTGCCGATGACCGCCCTCTCCGGCGGTCAGGCGGCCCGCGCCGGGATGGCGTCGCTGCTGCTCAGCCGCTACGACATCTACCTGCTCGACGAGCCGACCAACGATCTGGACCTGGCCGGCCTGGCCCACCTGGAGGGCTTCGTCCAGGGCCTGCGCGGCGGTCTGGTGGTGGTCAGCCACGACCGCGAGTTCCTCACCCGCACCGTCACCAAGGTGCTCGAGCTGGACCTGCACCAGCAGCAGATCCACCTGTACGGCGGTGGCTACGCCAGCTACCTGGAGGAGCGCGAGCGGGCCCGGTCGCACGCCCGCGAGCAGTTCGAGGAGTACTCCGACAAGAAGGAGGATCTGCTCGAACGGGCCCGGATGCAGCGCGCCTGGATGGACAAGGGGGTCCGCAACGCCCGCCGCAAGTCCAGCGACAACGACAAGATCGGCAGGAACCTGCGCGGCGAGACCAGCGAGAAACAGGCCGCCAAGGCCCGCCAGACGGAGAAGATGATCGAGCGGCTGGAGGTGGTCGAGGAGCCGCGCAAGGAGTGGGAGCTGCGGATGGAGATCGCCACCGCGCCCCGGGCCGGCGCGGTGGTGGCGACCCTGCGGGAGGCGTTCGTGGAGCGCGGCTCGTTCGCCCTCGGGCCGGTCACCGTGCAGATCGACTGGGCCGACCGGGTGGCGATCACCGGTGCCAACGGCGCCGGCAAGTCCACGCTGCTCGCCGCGATGCTCGGCCGGCTGCCGCTCACCTCGGGCACCGCCGCGCTCGGGCCGGGCGTGGTGGTCGGCGAGGTGGACCAGGCCCGCGGGTTGTTCCTCGGCTCGCAGACGCTGGCCCGGGCGTTCGGCGACGCGGTCCCGGACTGGAGCGACGCCGACGTGCGGACCCTGCTGGCCAAGTTCGGGCTGCGGGCCGGGCACGTGCTGCGCCCGGCGGACTCGCTCTCCCCCGGCGAGCGCACCCGGGCCGCGCTCGCCCTGCTCCAGGCGCGCGGGGTGAACCTGCTGGTCCTCGATGAGCCGACCAACCATCTGGACCTGGTGGCCATCGAGCAGCTGGAGTCGGCCCTGGCGTCCTACACCGGCACCCTGCTCCTGGTCACCCACGACCGCCGTATGCTGGCGGCGGTCCAGACCAACCGCCACCTCGAGGTGGCCGACGGCAAGGTGACCGGCTGA
- a CDS encoding GGDEF domain-containing protein: protein MTRVQRRHKAGRAIRRDPVLLAAFAWTALGLVLLFTLAGHHNSQVRVFWLFQPPLDLLLAYSAWRVSRIATGAVRRFWRMLTISASLFTVGDSVQAALSLTRHDQWSTAGSTVQSTCFAAGELLIIVAMLIHPHPGRSRREALAFWLDTATVMVGGAVVAWCFAIAPENQDENSSLIGALLAAAVMLTSGFAAVKIFLSGNAPMHKAAAIPMIASALVNGIGVFAAPPGAADGHPAYVYAIRFFPSLLVAVGPRIQEIIAGVDQTAFGSRRRKPYSLLPYGSIVVVFATMLVVLPDGQNGPLMVAVSGLGVIVALVVARQLAAFHDNTRLIDQLDTTLTELREHEQRLRHQALYDELTGLANRAHFREETTSTLRQARPDTVALLLVDLDGFKAVNDTHGHAAGDLLLAGVAEKLRQSVRAGDLVARLGGDEFALLLRDCTVRDAELTAQRILRAMTEPIQVGDEMAVCANASIGIACAAERDDVRSLLHDADMAMYASKHRGKGTWMRYEDGMALSN from the coding sequence GTGACGAGGGTGCAGCGCAGGCACAAGGCGGGTCGGGCGATTCGGCGTGACCCGGTCCTGCTGGCCGCGTTCGCCTGGACCGCGCTCGGGCTGGTGCTGCTCTTCACCCTGGCCGGCCACCACAACTCCCAGGTCCGGGTGTTCTGGCTGTTCCAGCCGCCGCTCGACCTGCTGCTGGCCTACTCGGCGTGGCGGGTGAGCCGGATCGCCACCGGCGCGGTCCGCCGGTTCTGGCGGATGCTGACGATCAGCGCCTCGCTGTTCACCGTGGGCGACTCGGTCCAGGCGGCGCTCTCGCTGACCCGGCACGACCAGTGGTCGACGGCCGGCAGCACGGTGCAGTCCACCTGCTTCGCGGCCGGCGAGCTCCTGATCATCGTGGCCATGCTGATCCACCCGCACCCGGGCCGCTCGCGCCGCGAGGCGCTGGCGTTCTGGCTGGACACGGCGACCGTGATGGTCGGTGGCGCGGTGGTCGCCTGGTGCTTCGCGATCGCCCCGGAAAACCAGGACGAGAACTCCAGCCTGATCGGCGCGCTGCTCGCCGCCGCGGTCATGCTCACCTCCGGCTTCGCCGCCGTGAAGATCTTCCTGAGCGGCAACGCGCCGATGCACAAGGCGGCCGCCATCCCGATGATCGCCTCGGCGCTGGTGAACGGGATCGGCGTGTTCGCCGCGCCGCCCGGCGCCGCAGACGGGCACCCGGCCTACGTCTACGCCATCCGGTTCTTCCCGTCGCTCCTGGTCGCGGTCGGCCCGCGGATCCAGGAGATCATCGCCGGCGTCGACCAGACCGCGTTCGGCTCGCGCCGGCGCAAACCGTACAGCCTGCTGCCGTACGGATCGATCGTGGTGGTCTTCGCGACCATGCTGGTGGTGCTGCCGGACGGGCAGAACGGCCCGCTGATGGTGGCGGTCAGCGGTCTCGGCGTGATCGTGGCCCTGGTGGTGGCCCGGCAGCTGGCCGCCTTCCACGACAACACCCGGCTGATCGACCAGCTCGACACCACCCTCACCGAGCTGCGCGAGCACGAGCAGCGGCTGCGCCACCAGGCGCTCTACGACGAGCTGACCGGGCTGGCCAACCGCGCCCACTTCCGCGAGGAGACCACCAGCACGCTGCGCCAGGCCCGGCCGGACACGGTCGCGCTGCTGCTGGTCGACCTGGACGGGTTCAAGGCGGTGAACGACACGCACGGGCACGCCGCCGGCGACCTGCTGCTGGCCGGGGTGGCCGAGAAGCTGCGCCAGTCGGTGCGCGCAGGCGACCTGGTGGCCCGGCTCGGCGGCGACGAGTTCGCGCTGCTGCTGCGCGACTGCACGGTCCGCGACGCGGAGCTGACCGCGCAGCGGATCCTCCGCGCGATGACCGAGCCGATCCAGGTCGGCGACGAGATGGCGGTCTGCGCCAACGCCAGCATCGGGATCGCCTGCGCCGCGGAGCGCGACGACGTGCGGTCGCTGCTCCACGACGCCGACATGGCGATGTACGCCTCGAAGCACCGCGGCAAGGGCACCTGGATGCGCTACGAGGACGGCATGGCGCTGAGCAACTAG